A window of Sutcliffiella cohnii contains these coding sequences:
- a CDS encoding cupin domain-containing protein yields the protein MNNTFYISPYYSNAYYGHGPICNHGNMFDPGYGNMSYGMRYANQYWPYPNTQGYTGTILNDYGKEPFVVNINQAARQNNTFRTTIWTGDNLQVTLMSINVGEDIGLEVHPDVDQFLRIEEGQGFVQMGESRDQLNFVRHVYDDSAIMVPAGMWHNLTNTGNIPLKLYTIYAPPEHPFGTVHRTKSDAEAIEG from the coding sequence ATGAATAACACTTTTTATATATCCCCTTATTATTCGAACGCTTATTATGGTCATGGGCCAATATGTAATCATGGTAATATGTTTGATCCTGGCTATGGAAATATGTCGTATGGAATGCGCTATGCAAACCAATATTGGCCATATCCAAACACTCAAGGATATACTGGTACCATATTAAATGACTATGGAAAAGAACCTTTTGTAGTGAATATTAATCAGGCTGCTAGGCAAAACAACACATTCCGAACTACTATATGGACTGGAGATAATCTGCAAGTGACCTTAATGAGTATCAATGTCGGGGAAGATATTGGTCTAGAGGTTCATCCTGACGTAGATCAATTTTTACGTATTGAGGAAGGTCAAGGATTTGTACAAATGGGCGAGAGTAGAGATCAGTTAAACTTTGTAAGGCATGTATATGATGACTCTGCTATTATGGTCCCTGCTGGCATGTGGCATAATTTAACAAATACGGGAAATATCCCGTTAAAACTTTACACAATCTATGCACCACCCGAGCATCCATTTGGCACTGTGCATAGAACAAAGTCAGATGCCGAAGCTATCGAAGGTTAG
- a CDS encoding CBS domain-containing protein has product MAQLRDIMTPNVLTVNETQTVQEAAALMSKYNIGAIPVINNSRQIVGIVTDRDITLRTIAQGENAQTPVSQVMTAQQIVQGTPDMDVHQAANLMAQQQIRRLPVTENGQIVGIVALGDLAVQNQYANEAEQALQSISTPSAPQQ; this is encoded by the coding sequence ATGGCACAATTAAGAGATATCATGACACCAAATGTTCTTACAGTTAACGAAACACAGACCGTACAGGAAGCTGCAGCGTTAATGAGCAAATATAATATCGGAGCTATCCCAGTAATAAATAACAGCAGGCAAATTGTTGGAATTGTAACGGATCGTGATATTACCCTTCGTACGATAGCACAAGGAGAAAATGCACAAACTCCAGTATCTCAAGTTATGACTGCACAGCAAATCGTACAAGGTACACCTGATATGGATGTTCATCAAGCAGCAAATTTGATGGCACAGCAGCAAATTCGCCGGTTGCCGGTAACTGAGAATGGACAAATTGTTGGAATAGTTGCGTTGGGTGATCTAGCCGTACAAAATCAATATGCAAACGAGGCAGAACAGGCACTACAAAGCATTTCAACTCCTTCCGCACCTCAACAATAA
- a CDS encoding class I SAM-dependent methyltransferase translates to MILKLDINDKIKKRYNRISRIYEGMDRMIKRDWRAELLSNATGRVLEVGIGTGGNLTFYPEHIESLTGVDFSKGMLNHARKKVTQLNKKFPIELMEADIQDLPFENNSFDTIISTCVFCSVPDPIIGLKELGRVCKPDGTILMLEHMRSEHRLIGWAMDIMNPITVNIWGANINRDTIKNIEYADLKIESDSRLMGSILKRLSVKPNKVFQSRAL, encoded by the coding sequence ATGATTTTAAAATTGGACATAAATGATAAAATTAAAAAACGATATAACCGAATCTCTAGAATATATGAAGGAATGGACCGAATGATAAAGAGGGATTGGCGGGCAGAATTACTTTCAAATGCTACTGGTAGAGTTTTGGAAGTAGGGATTGGCACAGGGGGTAATTTGACGTTTTATCCCGAACATATTGAATCACTGACAGGAGTTGACTTCAGTAAAGGCATGTTGAACCATGCTAGGAAAAAGGTTACACAGCTAAATAAAAAGTTTCCAATTGAATTGATGGAGGCGGATATACAAGATTTGCCGTTTGAAAATAACAGCTTTGATACTATTATTTCAACCTGTGTTTTCTGTTCTGTCCCAGATCCTATTATTGGATTAAAGGAGTTAGGAAGGGTTTGTAAACCGGATGGAACGATATTGATGCTAGAACATATGAGAAGCGAACATAGATTAATTGGGTGGGCGATGGATATAATGAATCCAATAACAGTCAACATCTGGGGAGCAAATATTAATAGGGATACAATAAAAAATATAGAATATGCAGATTTGAAAATTGAATCCGATTCACGTTTGATGGGGTCAATTTTAAAAAGACTGTCTGTTAAGCCAAATAAGGTTTTCCAAAGCCGAGCGCTTTGA
- a CDS encoding YncE family protein has translation MAGCSNNNNQDGATDEQTKTQNQTSDSTSEKEGITDQNVIKYYFTADEGGSITKINANTNQVDSTIEVDGMAHNVQVSSDGEMLAATVVPNMDHGDDDSMNMDMPGTALFLNTATNEVVNTVEVGNHPAHIVFTENGKYVLVTNNEDDTVSVIDTSTFKVVNTISTGNRPHGFRITADSSTAYIANMGEDTVSVINLKTMKEDKKIKVGSAPVTTGITSDGKTLIATLNAENALAIVNLENEQVDKIPVGNGPAQVYLDSNNEFAYVANQGTEKNPSNSITVVDIIAKKETATIETGKGSHGVVTSPDNKRVYVTNMFDHTVSVVDTEQNKVIETIEVGETPNGISVME, from the coding sequence TTGGCAGGATGTAGCAATAATAATAATCAAGACGGTGCTACAGATGAACAAACCAAAACACAAAACCAAACATCCGATTCAACTTCCGAAAAAGAAGGGATAACGGATCAGAATGTAATTAAATATTATTTTACTGCCGATGAAGGCGGAAGTATTACAAAAATAAATGCAAATACAAACCAAGTGGATTCGACTATTGAGGTCGATGGGATGGCCCATAATGTACAAGTGTCATCAGACGGGGAAATGCTAGCAGCCACAGTTGTTCCTAACATGGATCATGGGGATGATGACTCCATGAACATGGATATGCCGGGGACAGCATTATTCTTGAATACAGCAACAAATGAAGTAGTAAATACAGTTGAAGTGGGAAATCATCCCGCGCATATCGTTTTTACTGAAAACGGGAAATATGTTCTTGTAACAAATAACGAGGATGACACTGTATCTGTTATTGATACTTCAACCTTCAAAGTGGTAAATACAATATCTACTGGAAATAGACCACATGGTTTTAGAATTACCGCGGACAGTTCTACTGCTTACATTGCGAACATGGGTGAAGATACTGTAAGTGTCATTAATCTTAAAACAATGAAAGAGGATAAGAAAATAAAGGTTGGTTCAGCACCAGTTACAACGGGTATCACATCTGATGGCAAGACGCTAATTGCTACATTAAATGCCGAAAATGCATTAGCCATTGTTAATCTAGAAAATGAACAGGTTGATAAGATTCCAGTTGGAAATGGGCCTGCGCAGGTCTATTTGGATAGCAATAATGAATTTGCCTATGTAGCAAATCAGGGGACGGAAAAGAACCCTTCTAATTCTATTACAGTTGTTGACATTATTGCCAAAAAGGAAACAGCAACAATCGAAACAGGAAAAGGTTCGCACGGAGTAGTTACAAGCCCGGACAATAAGCGTGTTTATGTGACAAATATGTTTGATCATACCGTCAGTGTGGTTGATACGGAACAAAATAAAGTGATTGAAACCATTGAAGTTGGTGAAACTCCAAATGGCATTAGTGTTATGGAATAA
- a CDS encoding MFS transporter → MVKTDQFKYSKIFVIGSGFFALTLIWTFYNAYMPLILGDYIESRAIRGAIMGLDNLLAVLLIPIIGAWSDKIDTKLGNRLPFLAVGMPIAAIFFILIPFSADITLLVLLVVDIVFLFAMTIYRAPVIALMPDHTPVEKRSMANGIINFMGGVGAIVALFGLSTLYGIDRSYPFLVAGLLLLLAFFLLYFTVDRKPAYSEKIDTELEESQAYRSFFTSLKLLKQEKYRGHLLVLVAIFLYFIGYTGVEALFTVYAVEYLNMEESTAGLTLGFFSLSFVLFAIPAGLLGSKLGKAPVMLYGLLFLPIIFFIIPLLSYFNGVLPINETLLLQIVLFIGGISWALVNVQAYPLVADLGGKNRIGFFTGLYYLFSMASAIVAPGVLGLLMDLFSHPALFYGASISFIVAYFFLRKGHKIITSNKHIEIPHNDVKNI, encoded by the coding sequence TTGGTTAAAACTGATCAATTTAAATATTCTAAAATATTTGTAATTGGAAGCGGATTTTTTGCTTTAACATTAATTTGGACCTTTTATAATGCGTACATGCCGTTAATATTAGGCGATTATATTGAAAGTAGAGCTATCCGTGGCGCAATAATGGGTCTTGATAATTTATTAGCTGTTCTCTTAATACCAATTATCGGTGCGTGGTCAGACAAAATTGATACAAAGTTAGGAAATCGTTTACCTTTTTTAGCTGTTGGAATGCCGATTGCTGCGATTTTCTTTATATTAATCCCTTTCAGTGCTGATATTACGTTACTAGTTTTACTTGTTGTCGATATTGTCTTTTTATTTGCGATGACGATATACCGCGCCCCGGTTATTGCTTTAATGCCAGACCATACTCCGGTAGAAAAAAGGTCCATGGCAAATGGTATTATTAATTTTATGGGTGGAGTAGGAGCCATTGTTGCCCTATTTGGTTTATCAACACTTTATGGAATAGATAGAAGTTATCCATTTTTAGTTGCAGGATTGTTGTTACTCCTCGCATTCTTTCTTTTATATTTTACAGTAGATAGAAAACCAGCTTATTCGGAAAAAATAGATACGGAATTAGAGGAGTCTCAAGCGTACAGATCGTTTTTTACTAGCTTGAAGTTATTAAAACAAGAAAAATATCGTGGACATTTATTAGTATTAGTTGCTATTTTTCTATATTTTATCGGTTATACAGGAGTCGAAGCGTTATTTACTGTATATGCAGTAGAATACTTAAATATGGAAGAGAGTACTGCAGGTTTAACATTAGGGTTTTTTAGCTTGTCATTTGTATTGTTTGCTATCCCTGCTGGCTTACTAGGTAGTAAATTAGGGAAAGCACCAGTCATGTTATATGGTTTATTGTTTCTTCCCATAATATTTTTCATAATTCCTTTGTTATCTTATTTTAATGGGGTATTACCGATTAATGAAACACTATTATTACAAATTGTATTATTTATCGGTGGAATCTCTTGGGCATTAGTTAACGTACAGGCTTATCCACTAGTAGCCGACCTAGGTGGTAAAAATAGAATCGGCTTCTTTACAGGTTTATATTATTTATTTTCAATGGCATCGGCAATTGTTGCACCCGGAGTTTTAGGCTTACTTATGGATTTATTCAGTCATCCAGCCCTATTTTATGGGGCATCTATTAGTTTTATTGTCGCTTATTTTTTTCTACGCAAAGGACATAAAATCATTACCTCCAATAAACATATTGAAATTCCGCATAATGACGTTAAGAATATATAG
- a CDS encoding DUF302 domain-containing protein, whose protein sequence is MFDYTVATDKSMNDAIESIKESLEDEGFGILWMFDMKEKLQEKELEFQKELRVLEVCNPQEAQRVLNENQMAGYFLPCKIVVYEDNGQTKIGMPKPTALISLLNDDNMKLFAKDIEDRLISCIDKSK, encoded by the coding sequence ATGTTTGATTATACGGTTGCAACAGACAAAAGTATGAACGATGCTATCGAAAGTATAAAGGAAAGCTTAGAAGATGAAGGATTCGGTATTTTATGGATGTTCGATATGAAAGAAAAACTTCAAGAAAAGGAATTGGAATTTCAAAAAGAGCTACGGGTTTTGGAAGTATGTAATCCGCAAGAAGCACAAAGGGTGTTAAACGAAAACCAAATGGCTGGATATTTTTTACCTTGTAAAATTGTTGTTTATGAAGATAATGGACAAACAAAGATTGGTATGCCAAAGCCTACTGCTCTAATTAGTTTGCTTAATGACGATAATATGAAGTTATTTGCAAAGGATATCGAGGATCGGTTAATTAGTTGTATTGATAAAAGTAAATAA
- a CDS encoding glycerophosphodiester phosphodiesterase encodes MMKNTKVFAHRGAAGTHPENTMIAFQEALRVGADGVELDVHLTKDNVPVVIHDETVNRTTNGSGWIKEYYYDDLRKLDAGSWFDEEFTGCTIPSLEEVLQWIAKTSLQINIELKNGIVRYENIEKIVIDLVHKYNLKDRVIISSFNHYSLVEVNKCAPEIETAILFMEGLYKPWEYAKTIGATGLHCYLPVAVPELLEGANIEGMPVRPFVVNEEKHIAALVRGGCSAIITDWPKQAIKIRDNLK; translated from the coding sequence ATGATGAAAAATACAAAAGTGTTTGCTCATCGTGGTGCAGCTGGGACACATCCAGAAAATACAATGATTGCATTCCAAGAAGCATTACGAGTAGGTGCGGACGGAGTTGAACTTGATGTTCACTTAACAAAAGATAATGTACCAGTCGTCATTCACGATGAAACAGTAAATAGAACTACAAATGGAAGTGGATGGATCAAAGAATATTACTATGACGATTTAAGAAAACTTGACGCTGGTAGTTGGTTTGATGAGGAGTTTACAGGTTGCACAATACCTAGTTTAGAAGAAGTGTTACAATGGATTGCAAAAACGTCATTACAAATAAATATCGAGCTTAAAAATGGAATTGTTCGCTACGAAAATATTGAAAAGATCGTCATTGATTTAGTACATAAATATAATTTGAAAGATCGAGTTATAATTTCTTCCTTTAATCATTATAGTTTAGTAGAAGTAAACAAATGCGCTCCAGAAATAGAAACGGCTATCTTATTTATGGAAGGGTTATATAAGCCTTGGGAATACGCAAAAACAATAGGAGCAACAGGTTTACATTGTTACTTACCAGTTGCTGTACCAGAATTACTAGAAGGAGCCAATATAGAAGGGATGCCAGTGAGGCCGTTCGTTGTTAATGAAGAAAAGCATATAGCTGCTCTTGTACGAGGTGGCTGTTCTGCCATTATTACTGATTGGCCAAAACAAGCAATAAAGATACGGGATAATCTAAAATAA
- a CDS encoding Ger(x)C family spore germination protein yields MRRYKSMVALFLLLTLTGCWSRYEVQNMSYATAVGIDYVDGQYTLYVQLLDFSTVAKLEGQQKAEQPPVWVGKGEGSSFTEAANDLYSTSQQRLNWGQISAILFSERLMKENKVGEVLELINRYREIRYLAWLFSTREPPEEILLATPFFRLSPNASILHNPEQNFRQRSILAPVRLQQFVLDSNEKARTSYIPELSLRKGQWQESNKPKELLRYSGVQVYDLNNYYGRMDLKDLSGMPWLSTHTIRVPLDLFAEEKLAAVLVAEKPKYEVTPIVKLNKAYFDISVKVKAGINELHTDLTEKELTQMAQEKIEEQIRKTYQIAFKEGIDIYNLGESLYRKHPHQWKSIATGKQQLVLNQDSLRHVKVEVNIVYPGRYKLHEHGESTS; encoded by the coding sequence ATGAGGAGATATAAAAGTATGGTTGCACTTTTCCTTCTCCTCACCCTTACCGGTTGCTGGAGCAGATATGAAGTGCAAAACATGAGCTATGCTACGGCTGTTGGAATAGACTATGTCGATGGCCAATACACCTTGTATGTGCAATTGCTTGATTTCTCGACAGTGGCCAAGCTGGAGGGACAGCAAAAAGCGGAGCAGCCCCCGGTTTGGGTGGGCAAAGGCGAAGGTTCCTCGTTTACGGAGGCGGCAAATGATTTGTACAGTACATCACAACAACGCTTAAACTGGGGACAAATCTCTGCCATTTTGTTCAGCGAGAGATTGATGAAGGAAAACAAAGTCGGAGAAGTGCTGGAATTGATCAACCGTTATCGTGAAATAAGGTACTTGGCCTGGCTGTTTAGCACAAGAGAGCCTCCTGAAGAAATCTTGCTGGCAACCCCATTTTTTAGATTATCGCCAAATGCATCCATTCTTCACAATCCCGAGCAAAATTTCAGACAGCGTTCTATCCTTGCTCCGGTCCGCCTGCAACAATTTGTACTGGACTCAAACGAAAAGGCCAGAACCAGTTATATACCGGAATTATCGCTTCGCAAAGGTCAATGGCAGGAAAGTAATAAACCAAAAGAGCTGCTTAGATATTCAGGCGTACAAGTATATGATCTAAACAATTATTATGGACGAATGGATCTTAAGGATTTGTCGGGAATGCCCTGGCTAAGTACTCACACGATCCGAGTACCTCTTGATTTGTTTGCCGAAGAGAAGCTTGCGGCTGTTCTTGTCGCAGAAAAACCCAAATATGAAGTGACTCCTATTGTGAAATTGAACAAGGCGTATTTCGATATTTCAGTAAAAGTGAAGGCAGGGATCAATGAATTGCATACGGACCTTACCGAAAAGGAACTCACACAAATGGCTCAGGAAAAAATAGAGGAGCAAATCCGCAAAACGTATCAAATTGCTTTTAAAGAGGGTATAGATATTTACAATTTGGGCGAATCTTTGTATCGCAAACATCCACATCAATGGAAGAGCATTGCCACAGGAAAACAGCAACTCGTTTTAAACCAAGATTCCCTGCGCCATGTAAAGGTTGAGGTGAATATTGTTTACCCTGGAAGATATAAATTACATGAACATGGTGAATCCACCTCGTGA
- a CDS encoding recombinase family protein, translated as MIYGYARVSAQDQNLDTQVEKLTKFGVDEIVKEKISGVSKQKQQLDELLSKIATGDTLVVTRMDRLGRNTVQLLQLVEQLRERNIHFVILNLGIDTRTPTGKFFLTVMAAFSELDREMIKEKQRSGIKLAKQKGKYRGRVKKYTDKHPGMNHAIELRETTDKTVKEICAITKVSQAAFYRKLKEMEEKEGE; from the coding sequence ATGATCTATGGATACGCACGGGTAAGTGCACAAGACCAAAACCTTGATACCCAAGTTGAAAAACTCACAAAATTTGGAGTAGATGAAATTGTAAAGGAAAAAATTAGTGGTGTTTCTAAACAGAAGCAACAATTGGACGAACTTCTTTCCAAAATTGCTACTGGTGATACTTTAGTTGTGACTCGAATGGATCGTCTTGGTCGAAACACTGTTCAGTTGCTGCAACTGGTTGAACAGCTTCGTGAAAGGAACATCCACTTTGTTATCCTTAATTTAGGAATTGATACAAGGACACCTACTGGTAAATTCTTTTTAACTGTAATGGCAGCATTTAGTGAGCTAGATCGAGAAATGATTAAAGAGAAGCAACGTTCTGGGATTAAATTGGCCAAGCAAAAGGGCAAATATCGAGGAAGAGTAAAAAAATATACGGATAAACATCCAGGAATGAACCATGCCATTGAATTACGAGAGACAACAGATAAAACGGTAAAGGAGATATGTGCCATTACAAAGGTTAGTCAGGCAGCGTTTTATCGCAAGCTAAAGGAAATGGAGGAAAAAGAGGGTGAATAA
- a CDS encoding multicopper oxidase family protein: protein MKRNVGIIVAGLVVVLTGYFLFFVQGLGTSKMFPNLPMNPMMGTDNPSYNQSNTVNESALPIPPMLKDTNPNPNKAEFHITAQNATKEFISGTKTETMGYNGDYLGPVIRVRRGEEVSVQVENKLKDEMTTIHWHGLEVDGDADGGPHSGIQPGESWTPEFTIEQPAATLWYHPHPERKTGKQVYKGLAGLLFIEDEVSDQLEIPRDYGVNDVPLIIQDKRFNKDGSFEYDLGMHDIMNGLQGNTLLVNGAIAPYLEVPKGMMRLRILNGSNASVYELGFDNNQTFYQIASDGGFFEKPIKMNELKLGPSERAEILVDFSEYNNGDVIQMSNQGVKFLKFSVSVNGASVKQFTIPEKLNPIEKINPEDAVRTRKFVFQGMGPRVNINGKQMDINRIDEQVNLNTTEIWEVSNESGMGMMGGTVHPFHAHGVQFQIIDRDGNPPPLNETGWKDTFLVSPGEKVRAIATFNHSGVFMYHCHILEHEDAGMMGQFQVE, encoded by the coding sequence ATGAAAAGAAATGTTGGTATTATTGTGGCGGGGTTGGTGGTTGTTCTAACAGGTTATTTTCTTTTTTTTGTTCAGGGGCTAGGCACATCCAAAATGTTCCCTAATTTGCCTATGAATCCCATGATGGGTACAGACAATCCCTCTTATAATCAATCTAATACTGTTAATGAGTCAGCTTTACCAATTCCACCAATGTTAAAAGATACAAATCCAAATCCAAATAAGGCTGAATTTCATATAACAGCCCAAAATGCAACAAAGGAATTTATATCAGGAACAAAAACTGAAACAATGGGGTATAACGGAGATTACTTAGGTCCGGTTATACGGGTTCGCAGAGGTGAGGAAGTGTCCGTACAGGTGGAAAATAAACTCAAAGATGAAATGACGACAATCCATTGGCATGGACTAGAGGTTGATGGAGACGCTGATGGCGGTCCACACTCAGGAATACAACCGGGTGAGTCATGGACACCTGAGTTTACGATAGAGCAGCCCGCAGCTACGCTATGGTATCATCCCCATCCTGAACGAAAAACGGGTAAACAAGTATATAAAGGATTAGCTGGGCTACTTTTTATTGAGGATGAGGTATCTGATCAATTGGAAATTCCAAGAGACTATGGAGTGAATGATGTTCCACTTATCATTCAAGATAAGCGCTTTAACAAGGATGGAAGCTTTGAATATGATTTGGGTATGCATGATATAATGAACGGTCTGCAGGGGAATACATTACTTGTAAACGGGGCGATTGCTCCATATTTGGAAGTACCTAAAGGTATGATGAGACTCCGTATATTGAATGGCTCTAATGCTAGTGTTTATGAATTAGGTTTTGATAATAATCAAACATTTTATCAAATTGCTAGTGATGGAGGTTTTTTTGAAAAACCAATAAAAATGAATGAACTTAAACTAGGACCCTCAGAAAGAGCAGAAATCCTAGTTGACTTTTCAGAATATAATAATGGCGATGTTATCCAGATGTCAAATCAAGGGGTAAAGTTTCTGAAGTTCAGTGTTAGTGTTAATGGTGCAAGTGTAAAACAATTTACAATACCAGAAAAATTGAATCCAATTGAAAAGATTAATCCCGAAGATGCTGTAAGAACAAGAAAATTTGTATTTCAGGGTATGGGGCCAAGGGTAAATATCAATGGTAAACAAATGGATATAAATCGAATAGATGAACAGGTGAACCTGAATACAACAGAAATATGGGAAGTTTCCAATGAAAGCGGAATGGGGATGATGGGAGGTACTGTACATCCATTCCATGCACATGGTGTGCAATTTCAGATTATTGACCGTGACGGAAATCCACCCCCATTAAATGAGACTGGCTGGAAAGATACTTTTCTTGTGTCTCCGGGGGAAAAAGTTCGAGCAATTGCAACGTTTAATCATTCCGGTGTGTTTATGTATCACTGTCATATCCTTGAGCATGAAGATGCAGGAATGATGGGTCAATTTCAGGTAGAATAG
- a CDS encoding zinc-binding dehydrogenase, whose protein sequence is MKGWLFSGTNKPLELIEKEDPQAIPGHVVIDVKAAGLCHSDVAALQDPGWMPLFPNGPVIMGHEFAGVVIEVGEGVEDIKVGDRVGANPMNRETKVTAGYTYDGGYAEKVRVPAAQCVIIPEGVSFVEGAASTDAGITAYRALFSIGQAKEGTKLGIIGIGGLGQFALQMALIKGCEVYATDVSPEARKLAEELGANKVFDTILDMKEAECDVIVDFAGFGQTTADALEAVRAQGTVVIVGMGKLESNINTYLMITKEIKLLGSNGGSVEDLKGVYDCFSTGKMSPTLITIPFEEIDKGLEKLKNHEVKGRLVAVFE, encoded by the coding sequence ATGAAAGGCTGGCTATTTTCAGGTACAAATAAACCACTAGAATTAATTGAAAAAGAAGATCCACAAGCGATTCCAGGTCACGTTGTGATAGATGTGAAAGCTGCTGGTTTATGCCATTCGGACGTTGCAGCATTACAAGATCCGGGTTGGATGCCACTTTTCCCAAATGGTCCTGTTATTATGGGGCATGAGTTTGCCGGGGTAGTTATTGAAGTGGGTGAAGGTGTAGAAGATATTAAAGTTGGAGACCGCGTCGGGGCTAACCCAATGAATAGAGAAACAAAAGTAACTGCTGGGTATACCTATGACGGCGGGTATGCAGAAAAAGTACGTGTACCTGCAGCTCAATGCGTAATCATTCCTGAAGGCGTTTCCTTTGTAGAAGGAGCTGCTTCAACAGATGCAGGTATCACAGCTTATCGAGCTCTCTTCAGTATTGGACAAGCAAAAGAAGGTACAAAATTAGGAATTATCGGTATCGGTGGACTTGGTCAGTTTGCATTGCAAATGGCGTTGATTAAAGGTTGCGAAGTGTACGCTACTGATGTTTCTCCAGAAGCTCGAAAACTTGCTGAAGAACTAGGGGCTAATAAAGTTTTCGATACTATTCTAGATATGAAAGAAGCGGAATGTGACGTTATTGTTGACTTTGCTGGTTTTGGACAAACAACTGCAGATGCACTGGAAGCTGTAAGAGCACAAGGAACTGTTGTAATTGTTGGTATGGGTAAATTAGAATCCAATATCAATACTTATTTAATGATTACAAAAGAAATTAAGCTTCTAGGAAGTAATGGTGGGTCAGTAGAAGACTTAAAGGGTGTATATGATTGCTTCTCTACTGGAAAAATGAGTCCAACTCTTATCACAATCCCATTTGAAGAGATCGACAAAGGCTTAGAAAAACTCAAAAATCATGAAGTAAAAGGCCGTTTAGTAGCCGTATTTGAATAA
- a CDS encoding glutaredoxin family protein, with the protein MKQSVTVYTSSLCPVCGMLKNFLNSFDITYEEVIVDLNPIARIKLVQKSKRLTVPQTNINGNWVSGFDPERLLTILNN; encoded by the coding sequence ATGAAACAATCCGTGACAGTATACACGTCAAGCCTATGCCCTGTATGTGGAATGCTAAAAAACTTTCTAAACTCTTTTGATATTACTTATGAAGAAGTGATTGTAGATCTGAATCCTATAGCAAGGATAAAATTGGTACAAAAGTCGAAAAGACTAACAGTTCCACAAACTAATATAAATGGAAATTGGGTTAGTGGATTTGATCCTGAGAGACTGTTAACGATATTAAATAATTGA
- a CDS encoding SDR family NAD(P)-dependent oxidoreductase, with protein MDQTISKFGRIDCFVNNAGVEGPVKPLEEITEKEFDFVYGNNVKGILFGLKYVLPIMKAQK; from the coding sequence ATAGACCAAACAATCTCTAAATTTGGTCGCATTGATTGCTTTGTAAATAACGCAGGCGTTGAGGGTCCAGTTAAACCACTTGAAGAAATTACAGAAAAAGAATTTGATTTCGTTTACGGAAATAACGTAAAAGGCATACTTTTCGGTCTTAAATACGTATTACCGATAATGAAAGCACAAAAATAG